A stretch of DNA from Candidatus Rubrimentiphilum sp.:
CGAGCTGCAGTTCGCCCCCGTGCTGCCGGTGCTCGTGGCCGATGCTGCCGTCGGCTTCCAGCGAGTAGTACTCCGCAACGTGCGTGTGTCCGACGAAGATCAGCGGCGCGTCGGTGCGTTCGAACGCCGCCTTGGCGTGCCGCTTCTCCAAAATGTACTCGAAGTAGTTCACGGGCGCGCCGTGCACGAGCAAGAACTCAGGATGGCGCACTTCGTATCCCAAGCCGTTGAGCCACTCGATGTTGCTGCGATCGATCTTGCCCTGCGTCCAGGCGATCGCCGTGCGCGCCGCCGGGTTGAAATACTCCACGCCGAAGTTGTCGACCGCCGCGACTTCATGGTTGCCCAGCACGCACTCCGCCGCACGCTCGCGGATCATGCTCACGCACTCGTTCGGATTGGGTCCGTATCCGACCGTGTCGCCTAAACACAACACGCGATCGTCCGGCTTCATCAGCGCGAAGGCAGCTTCAAGCGATTCGAGGTTGCCGTGAATGTCCGAGACGATCGCGTACCTCATGCGAGTTCCCGCCACAGGACGCGCAGGCGAGCCGCGAACTCATCGCGCTCCGCAGCCGTTCCGACGCTGATTCGCACGAAGCGATCCAGCGGCGGTGCGCTCGGTTTGCGAATAAAGACGCCGCGCGCCAGCAGCGCGTTCATGATCGCGGTCGCGGCCTCATTGCCGCCGAAGTCCACGCAGACGAAATTTGTGCACGACTCCAAGTACGGCCGTCCGAGCGAGCGCGCAAGCGAGTAGTAGTCTTCCCGGCCCCGCGCGGTCTCCGCCACGACATGCTGGGTGAACTCGGGATCTTCCAGCGACGCCAGCGCGCCAATCTGCGCGTTACGGTTGACTCCGTAGTGCAATCGAATCTTTTGGAACGTGGCCACGTTGCGTGGCGTGGCAATCGCGTAGCCGATGCGCGCGCCCGCCATGCCGTACGCTTTGGAAAACGTACGCACGCGCAGCAAACGCCCGTGAATGAGCTCGGGAATGACCCTTCGCTCATCCACGAAATCGGCATACGCTTCGTCGAGAAAGAGCATGGACTCATCGGGGAGCGCCTCGAACAGGCGCGCGATCTCGCCGGGCGGCAGCAGGGTGCCGCTGGGATTGTCGGGATTCGCGATGTACACGATCGCCGGACGAAGTCTCCGGGCCGCCTCGACCAGCGCGTCCACGTCGACGAATCCGTCGGGCCGGTAGTCAACCGTGGCAAGTTTCACTCCGAATCCCATGACGTGATAGTTGAAGGTCGGGTATGTGCCGCGCGTCGTGAGCGCGGTTGCGCCCGGCGACGCGAACGCGCGTACAGCCAGTCCCATCAAATCATCGATACCTGAGCCGACGCTGACGTTCTCAATCGCGCAGCCGTGCCGCACCGCCAGGAGTGCCCGCAGATCGTACGACTCGGGATCGCCATACCAAGAGATGCGCGGCAGCTCGGCGCTCATCGCAGCCACCGCTTTCGGCGATGGTCCGAAGGCGCTTTCGTTCGCGCCCAGCCGCAGCAGCGAGGCATGCCCGCCTTCGCGCATGAGCTGTTCCGGGCCGATAAACGGCGTCATCGGCGGAATCGCTTCGATGTGCGGCGCCGCCAAGAACTCGACGTTCTTCGTCATCATCTCCTACAAGAAACGCGTCGCGAGCACAGTATCGCCTGCCGCGACGGACTCTACCGATTCGCCCAAAGTCAGAAATCCGCTTGCACGCGCGAGGAGGCTGACCGAGGCCGAATACATCTCTAAAGGATGGGCGGCGAAAATTCCGCCCGATTCCTCCAAACGCACCGGCACGTACTGCGTCCATCCGGCGCGCTTGCGCACGGCGCGCGCAAGGGTCGCTTCGACCTGAGCGGCGCGAGCAAGCGCACCAACAGCGTGCGCGACGATCGGCGCTGCCACGGCTTCCAAAATCATCAGGGCCGACGTCGGGTTGCCGGGCAGTCCCACGACCGGCTTTCCCGCCACGGCTGCAAGCACAGTTGGCTTGCCGGGCTTCACCCGCAAACCGTGCACGATCACACCCGGCTCGCCCAAACGATCTATCAGACGCGGCGTGAGATCGCGTAAACCGACCGAAGAGCCGCCGCTCAAAATGACGCCGTCGCACTCGGCGTGCGCGGCGCGCAAGAGTTTTTCGTAGGCGGCTTCTTCATCGGGCGCGATCGGATAGTGTTTGGCCGCAGCG
This window harbors:
- a CDS encoding metallophosphoesterase family protein, yielding MRYAIVSDIHGNLESLEAAFALMKPDDRVLCLGDTVGYGPNPNECVSMIRERAAECVLGNHEVAAVDNFGVEYFNPAARTAIAWTQGKIDRSNIEWLNGLGYEVRHPEFLLVHGAPVNYFEYILEKRHAKAAFERTDAPLIFVGHTHVAEYYSLEADGSIGHEHRQHGGELQLEPGKRYIIDVGSVGQPRDLNPQPSFVFYEPEARRVEWVRYEYPIRAVQEKILAAGLPEVLATRLEQGR
- a CDS encoding aminotransferase class I/II-fold pyridoxal phosphate-dependent enzyme, with the protein product MMTKNVEFLAAPHIEAIPPMTPFIGPEQLMREGGHASLLRLGANESAFGPSPKAVAAMSAELPRISWYGDPESYDLRALLAVRHGCAIENVSVGSGIDDLMGLAVRAFASPGATALTTRGTYPTFNYHVMGFGVKLATVDYRPDGFVDVDALVEAARRLRPAIVYIANPDNPSGTLLPPGEIARLFEALPDESMLFLDEAYADFVDERRVIPELIHGRLLRVRTFSKAYGMAGARIGYAIATPRNVATFQKIRLHYGVNRNAQIGALASLEDPEFTQHVVAETARGREDYYSLARSLGRPYLESCTNFVCVDFGGNEAATAIMNALLARGVFIRKPSAPPLDRFVRISVGTAAERDEFAARLRVLWRELA